A section of the Caviibacter abscessus genome encodes:
- the murB gene encoding UDP-N-acetylmuramate dehydrogenase, which translates to MSVIKEQNVTMKPYSNMKIGGIAKSLTFIEDEKELIDFFNKDERYYLLGNGTNTLINDEYLDINFVSLKKLNKIEKISQNTVYAQAGADLSDLISFMEKNDLSGLENISGIPGSIGGLVNMNGGAYGTTIFDKIESVKIFITDKNEIKVFKKQDIEHRYRGTAIKDNHWIVIGATFVFDKGFDKEASQDKINKRKNNHPLDFPNLGSTFKNPEGNFAAQLISDCELKGYRIGDMEVSPKHPNFLINHGNGKFSDVLELINNIKKTVFEKTGIMLDTEIIIIK; encoded by the coding sequence ATAAGCGTGATAAAAGAACAAAATGTAACAATGAAACCTTATTCAAATATGAAAATAGGTGGAATTGCTAAAAGTTTAACTTTTATAGAAGATGAAAAAGAATTAATTGATTTTTTTAATAAAGATGAAAGATACTACCTTTTAGGTAATGGAACTAATACTTTAATAAATGATGAATATTTAGATATTAATTTTGTAAGTTTAAAAAAGCTTAATAAAATAGAAAAAATTTCACAAAATACAGTTTATGCACAAGCTGGAGCTGATTTATCTGACTTAATATCTTTTATGGAAAAAAACGATTTGTCAGGACTTGAGAATATTTCAGGAATCCCTGGTTCTATAGGTGGTTTAGTTAATATGAATGGTGGAGCCTATGGTACTACTATATTTGATAAAATAGAGAGTGTTAAGATTTTTATAACTGATAAAAATGAAATAAAAGTTTTTAAAAAACAAGATATAGAACATAGATATAGAGGTACAGCTATAAAGGATAATCATTGGATAGTTATAGGTGCTACTTTTGTTTTTGATAAAGGATTTGATAAAGAAGCTTCTCAAGATAAAATAAATAAGAGAAAAAATAATCATCCCTTAGATTTTCCTAATCTTGGTTCGACTTTTAAAAACCCTGAAGGAAATTTTGCAGCACAGTTAATATCAGATTGTGAATTAAAGGGTTACAGAATAGGTGATATGGAAGTATCGCCAAAACATCCTAATTTTTTAATAAATCATGGTAATGGTAAATTTAGCGATGTTTTAGAATTAATAAATAACATAAAAAAAACTGTTTTTGAAAAGACAGGTATAATGCTTGATACAGAAATAATAATAATAAAATAA
- a CDS encoding DnaJ domain-containing protein, translated as MLIIFYILALMVGIMSLFLLLPYWVYFLIAAITLFTKGQINYLVVICVILGILKLVNKNKGPKFNFKRTYYYDNSDFFNQFKYRSNYDKQYYNTFENIKTESEYEKACVILGVSPNSSMEEKKKRYLQLLKKYHPDINHTDEAVEKTKEINDAWDIIQKYQGQQ; from the coding sequence ATGTTAATAATTTTTTATATTTTAGCTTTAATGGTAGGAATAATGTCATTGTTTCTTTTACTGCCATATTGGGTATATTTTTTAATAGCCGCTATAACACTTTTTACTAAAGGTCAAATAAATTATTTAGTTGTAATTTGTGTGATTTTAGGAATACTTAAACTTGTAAATAAAAATAAAGGTCCTAAATTTAACTTTAAAAGAACATATTATTATGATAATTCGGATTTTTTTAATCAATTTAAATATCGTAGTAACTATGACAAACAATACTATAATACATTTGAAAATATTAAAACTGAAAGTGAATATGAAAAAGCTTGTGTAATATTGGGTGTTTCTCCAAACAGTTCTATGGAAGAAAAGAAAAAAAGATATTTACAATTACTAAAAAAATACCATCCTGATATAAACCATACAGATGAAGCTGTAGAAAAAACAAAAGAAATAAATGATGCTTGGGATATAATACAAAAATATCAAGGACAACAATAA
- a CDS encoding cell division protein FtsQ/DivIB — MDKFVRRIFFILFLFVLIIFGFRFTQSAFFEVTEINISGDNLMINSDITNKLQHLKGLSIFYVNKSELISDILEDIRIEKVNVEKKYPNILNIEIIIRKPVAFVSIDNKFFAVDSNLNIFGKFEEINDKNIPIVHFDDNSKNNIINILNSLIPSKMYDITSEIVEEQGYFSLILDSGVRVFMNKSITTNKLNQAFKIYSDEIKNNNLEYMDLRFKYINVK; from the coding sequence ATGGATAAATTTGTAAGGCGAATTTTCTTTATACTTTTTCTTTTTGTTTTAATCATATTTGGATTTAGGTTTACTCAATCTGCTTTTTTTGAAGTAACTGAAATAAATATTTCAGGGGATAATTTGATGATAAATAGCGACATCACAAATAAACTTCAACATTTAAAAGGTTTATCTATATTTTATGTTAATAAAAGTGAACTTATATCAGATATATTAGAAGATATCAGAATTGAAAAAGTTAATGTTGAAAAAAAATACCCAAATATATTAAATATTGAGATTATTATTAGAAAACCGGTAGCGTTTGTTTCTATAGATAATAAATTTTTTGCCGTTGACAGTAATTTGAATATTTTTGGAAAATTTGAAGAAATTAATGATAAAAATATTCCAATAGTACATTTTGATGATAATTCAAAAAATAATATAATAAATATACTAAATAGTTTAATACCTAGTAAAATGTATGATATAACATCGGAAATAGTCGAAGAACAAGGATATTTTTCTTTAATATTGGATAGTGGAGTTAGAGTTTTTATGAATAAATCTATTACAACAAATAAACTTAATCAGGCTTTTAAAATATATAGTGATGAAATAAAAAATAATAATTTAGAATATATGGATTTAAGATTCAAATACATAAATGTAAAGTAG
- the ftsZ gene encoding cell division protein FtsZ: MDDNQQYNGYTNTEEPKAKIRIVGVGGAGGNIINNMIDSNITGVEYVAINTDYQDLNKSKAQYKISIGHLGAGGTPETARVLAEDKKSEIKNVLKDQDMIFVTAGMGGGTGTGAAPIIAQVAKELGILTVAIVTKPFTFEGKKRAQNTADGLENLKKYVDTLIVIPNQKLLELPTAKTSSYPDQLKLSNDILRFGVKGITELITKIGLINLDFSDVQAIMKDSGVALFGFAESQRDEETGQFEDIIKVAEKAIFNPLLEKDIKGATKILVNLTIGPNCSLADVDRVQSFIAQKASGTIDGVENVIAGVIFEPERESVVVSIIATGFDENKIYENSVNQTTETDVNIEEKKEEPMEYNVPIF; encoded by the coding sequence ATGGACGATAATCAACAATATAATGGATATACGAACACGGAAGAACCAAAAGCTAAAATTAGAATAGTGGGGGTTGGTGGAGCCGGAGGTAATATCATAAATAATATGATAGACTCTAACATAACAGGCGTTGAGTATGTTGCCATAAATACAGATTATCAAGACCTAAATAAATCAAAAGCTCAATACAAAATTAGCATAGGTCATTTAGGAGCAGGAGGGACACCTGAAACAGCTAGAGTTTTAGCTGAAGATAAAAAATCAGAAATTAAAAATGTGTTAAAAGACCAAGATATGATTTTTGTAACTGCCGGAATGGGAGGAGGAACAGGTACTGGAGCAGCACCTATTATAGCCCAAGTAGCAAAAGAATTGGGAATTTTAACGGTTGCGATAGTAACAAAACCTTTTACATTTGAAGGTAAAAAAAGAGCACAAAATACTGCCGATGGGTTAGAAAATTTAAAAAAATATGTTGATACATTAATCGTAATACCTAATCAAAAATTACTTGAGCTTCCTACTGCAAAAACATCATCTTATCCTGATCAGTTAAAACTATCAAATGATATATTAAGATTTGGAGTTAAAGGGATAACAGAATTAATAACAAAAATAGGATTAATAAATCTTGATTTTTCAGACGTACAAGCTATAATGAAAGATTCTGGAGTAGCACTTTTTGGATTTGCAGAATCACAAAGAGACGAAGAAACAGGACAATTTGAAGATATTATTAAAGTTGCTGAAAAAGCAATATTTAATCCATTATTAGAAAAAGATATAAAAGGGGCAACAAAGATATTAGTAAACTTAACAATAGGGCCTAATTGTAGTCTTGCAGATGTAGATAGAGTACAAAGCTTTATTGCACAAAAAGCTTCAGGAACTATTGATGGTGTTGAAAATGTAATTGCCGGTGTTATATTTGAACCTGAAAGAGAAAGTGTGGTTGTATCAATTATAGCTACAGGTTTTGATGAAAATAAAATTTATGAAAATTCTGTAAATCAAACAACAGAAACAGATGTAAATATAGAAGAAAAAAAAGAAGAACCTATGGAATATAATGTTCCAATCTTTTAA
- a CDS encoding adenylate kinase — MNIVLFGPPGAGKGTQAKELINKYSIPQISTGDILRTAIANKTTLGLEAKKFMDAGNLVPDEVVNGLVKERLQNDDCQKGFILDGFPRTVEQAKTLDEILMSLGKSVEKVIALDVPDSEIVERITGRRTSIKTGKIYHLKYNPPIDEKEEDLIQRDDDTKEVVLKRLENYEKQTAPVLDYYNNQGKVIMINGTKTPTEITRDIIEILGE; from the coding sequence TTGAATATAGTATTATTTGGACCTCCGGGAGCTGGAAAAGGAACACAGGCAAAAGAATTAATTAATAAATACAGTATACCTCAAATATCAACAGGAGATATTTTACGTACTGCAATAGCTAATAAAACAACATTAGGATTAGAAGCTAAAAAGTTTATGGACGCAGGGAATTTGGTTCCTGATGAAGTTGTAAATGGGTTAGTAAAAGAAAGACTTCAAAATGATGATTGCCAAAAAGGCTTTATTTTAGATGGTTTTCCAAGAACAGTAGAACAAGCTAAAACTCTTGATGAAATACTTATGTCGCTTGGAAAAAGCGTAGAAAAGGTAATAGCTTTAGATGTACCTGATTCTGAAATAGTTGAAAGAATTACAGGAAGAAGAACATCAATAAAAACAGGTAAAATATATCATTTGAAATATAATCCACCTATTGATGAAAAAGAAGAAGATTTAATACAACGTGATGATGATACGAAAGAAGTAGTTTTAAAAAGGCTTGAAAACTATGAAAAACAAACTGCACCAGTTTTAGATTATTATAATAATCAAGGTAAAGTTATTATGATAAACGGAACAAAAACACCAACAGAAATAACAAGGGACATAATAGAAATATTAGGTGAATAA
- the map gene encoding type I methionyl aminopeptidase — MVKLKTLDEIKKIKKANEIIARIYRDIIPKYIKAGVSTWELDQICNDYILSQGAKSGTIGYDIGWPYPPYPAATCISVNEDVVHAIPSKTKILKEGDIVSIDIVTVLDGFYGDAACTFPVGQIDEISQKLIDVTRKSRDLGIEQAVAGNSLGDIGHVIQEYVELHNFSIVRDFSGHGVGYEMHEDPYVLNYGKKGTGLKIQNGLVIAIEPMVNLGTHKVKIQKDMWTVTTLDKKKSAHFEHSIAIVDGKPLILSEL, encoded by the coding sequence ATGGTTAAATTAAAAACATTAGATGAAATAAAAAAAATAAAAAAAGCTAATGAAATAATTGCAAGAATATATAGAGATATTATACCTAAATATATAAAAGCAGGTGTAAGTACTTGGGAACTTGATCAAATCTGTAATGACTATATTTTATCACAAGGAGCAAAATCGGGAACTATCGGTTATGATATAGGTTGGCCTTATCCACCATATCCAGCAGCAACTTGTATATCAGTTAATGAAGATGTAGTTCATGCAATACCAAGTAAAACAAAAATTCTAAAAGAAGGAGATATAGTAAGTATAGATATAGTTACTGTATTAGATGGTTTTTACGGAGATGCCGCCTGTACTTTTCCTGTAGGTCAAATTGATGAAATATCTCAAAAACTTATTGATGTAACAAGAAAATCAAGAGATTTAGGTATAGAACAGGCAGTAGCAGGGAACAGTTTAGGTGACATAGGACATGTTATACAAGAATATGTTGAATTACATAATTTTTCAATTGTAAGAGACTTTTCAGGACATGGTGTAGGATATGAAATGCACGAAGATCCATATGTTTTAAATTATGGAAAAAAAGGAACAGGTCTTAAAATTCAAAATGGACTTGTAATAGCTATAGAGCCTATGGTTAATTTAGGAACGCACAAAGTTAAGATACAAAAAGACATGTGGACTGTAACTACACTTGATAAGAAAAAATCTGCACATTTTGAACATAGTATTGCAATAGTAGATGGAAAACCTCTGATTTTATCAGAATTATAA
- a CDS encoding isoprenylcysteine carboxyl methyltransferase family protein, with product MPYYLASIIVVLVFIIRLYFLKISIKNEKKILEDSGIEYGKENTKRITILHILFYLFCFIESLVKKRPFDGISIVGLLLIIFALFMLYTVTRLLKDIWTVKLMILKDHKYVNHWLFRNVKHPNYYLNVFPELIGIALLCHAIYTAVIIFPLYIVVMYIRIKEEEKLIKDVIIPNGIRD from the coding sequence ATGCCATATTATTTAGCAAGTATTATTGTTGTTTTAGTCTTTATTATTAGACTATATTTTTTAAAGATTTCTATTAAAAATGAAAAGAAAATTTTAGAAGATAGTGGAATTGAATATGGAAAAGAAAATACTAAGCGTATTACAATTTTACATATTTTATTTTACTTATTCTGTTTTATAGAATCATTAGTTAAAAAAAGACCATTTGATGGTATAAGTATAGTAGGTTTATTATTAATAATTTTTGCTTTATTTATGCTATATACTGTAACAAGATTATTAAAAGATATATGGACTGTAAAACTTATGATTTTAAAAGACCATAAATATGTAAATCATTGGTTATTTAGAAATGTTAAACATCCTAATTATTATCTTAATGTTTTTCCTGAATTAATAGGAATTGCATTGCTTTGTCATGCTATATATACAGCAGTTATTATATTCCCTTTATATATTGTTGTTATGTATATTAGAATAAAAGAAGAAGAAAAATTAATAAAAGATGTAATAATACCTAATGGTATAAGAGATTAA
- the gltS gene encoding sodium/glutamate symporter: MIKIHLDMIQSIGLAIILLLIGRKMRVKIQILKKYCIPSPVIGGFIFAILTLILKQLNLATFIFDTTLQTFFMTMFFTSVGFNASYKVLKTGGIKVLIFLIVSTGLIFVQNIGAVLLAKPLGINPLLALMTGSTAMTGGHGTSASISPLIENYGIASAQSVAIAAATFGLIAGSAVGGPVARRLITKYDLLKNYKVENEVKEDVEKEEDFFNKKESILNGEKFATAFFMILLSMAFGTFFNYLFKLLGLNFPYYLGPMIVAAIIRNITDVVTQISNSPIEEIKIIENIALNLFLSMALMTLRLWDLIDLALPITVLLLAQLIFTVLYTRYITFYVMGADYDGAVICAGHCGFGMGATPNGITNMETVCDSYEYSKIAFFVVPLVGALFIDFVNVSIITGFITYFR, from the coding sequence ATGATAAAAATACATTTAGATATGATACAATCCATAGGACTTGCTATAATATTATTACTTATTGGACGAAAAATGAGAGTTAAAATACAAATTCTTAAAAAATATTGTATTCCTTCACCTGTAATAGGTGGATTTATATTTGCTATATTAACGCTTATATTAAAACAATTAAATTTAGCCACATTTATATTTGATACAACATTACAAACATTTTTTATGACTATGTTTTTTACAAGTGTCGGATTTAATGCAAGTTATAAAGTATTAAAAACTGGAGGCATAAAAGTATTAATATTTTTAATAGTGTCAACAGGTCTGATATTTGTACAAAATATAGGAGCGGTACTGCTTGCAAAACCACTTGGAATAAATCCTTTACTAGCACTTATGACAGGTTCTACAGCAATGACTGGAGGGCATGGAACATCAGCTTCAATATCACCTTTAATTGAAAATTATGGTATAGCTTCTGCTCAATCTGTAGCTATTGCAGCAGCAACTTTTGGACTTATAGCAGGTTCAGCAGTAGGTGGACCGGTTGCAAGAAGACTTATAACAAAATATGATTTGCTAAAAAATTATAAAGTAGAAAATGAAGTTAAAGAAGATGTAGAAAAAGAAGAAGATTTCTTTAATAAAAAAGAAAGTATATTAAACGGAGAGAAATTTGCAACTGCATTTTTTATGATACTTCTTTCAATGGCATTTGGGACATTTTTTAATTACTTGTTTAAACTATTAGGATTAAATTTCCCGTATTATTTAGGACCTATGATAGTTGCTGCAATAATAAGAAATATAACTGATGTAGTTACACAAATTTCAAATTCTCCGATAGAAGAAATAAAAATAATAGAAAATATAGCACTTAATTTATTTTTATCAATGGCTCTTATGACTTTAAGACTTTGGGATTTAATTGATTTAGCCCTACCTATAACAGTTCTTCTTTTAGCACAATTAATTTTTACAGTTCTATATACAAGATATATAACATTTTATGTTATGGGAGCAGATTATGATGGTGCTGTAATTTGTGCGGGTCATTGTGGATTTGGAATGGGAGCAACACCTAATGGTATAACTAATATGGAAACAGTTTGTGACAGTTATGAGTATTCAAAAATTGCATTTTTTGTAGTTCCATTAGTTGGAGCATTATTTATTGACTTTGTAAATGTTTCAATAATAACAGGATTTATAACATATTTTAGATAA
- the brnQ gene encoding branched-chain amino acid transport system II carrier protein, translated as MNETKNKFKTLIIGFALFAMFFGAGNVLLPPFIGLKSGSNFYMSIAGFILTGVGLPLLALLVVFYINGEYTKLFEPLGTNFSKFLLVAAFLTIGPAIAIPRTAATTFEVGIKPFFPMISPVIGGLIFFLINLVFVMKKSDVLDKIGSLLTPALILTTVMLIVKGIIKPIAPIGVPHIPDAFSQGFLEGYNTIDAVASVIFAGLVWNNLSQTIKNKEVLKKTSIKASFIAAIGLSAIYAGFIYLGATASTVFPQNIERTTLLNGITTKLLGNSGMSLLAIIVSLACLTTSIGLIVSVSSYFEKVLNYKVKYNVIVIFVVATSYIISQLGVDKIINYTIPILTVFYPLLIVVLFLTLSKANYKVYRYTTYTTFVFCIIDLLYPLPLHEQGFAWLIPTFIAYAILTLEYAWKKNR; from the coding sequence ATGAATGAAACTAAAAATAAATTTAAAACTTTAATTATAGGATTTGCATTATTTGCAATGTTTTTTGGAGCCGGAAATGTGCTGTTACCGCCATTTATAGGTTTAAAATCTGGATCTAATTTTTATATGTCAATAGCAGGCTTTATTCTAACTGGAGTAGGACTTCCTTTACTTGCTTTATTAGTTGTTTTCTATATTAATGGAGAATATACAAAGTTATTTGAACCACTTGGAACAAATTTTTCTAAATTTTTATTAGTAGCTGCATTTTTAACTATAGGTCCTGCTATAGCAATACCTAGAACTGCTGCAACAACATTTGAAGTTGGAATAAAACCTTTTTTTCCTATGATATCACCTGTTATAGGAGGGTTAATTTTCTTTTTAATAAATTTAGTATTTGTTATGAAAAAAAGCGATGTATTGGATAAGATAGGTTCATTATTAACACCAGCATTAATTTTAACTACTGTTATGTTAATAGTTAAAGGAATAATAAAACCAATAGCACCTATTGGAGTTCCTCATATACCAGATGCTTTCTCACAAGGATTTTTAGAAGGATACAATACTATAGATGCTGTTGCTTCTGTAATTTTTGCAGGTCTTGTTTGGAATAACTTAAGTCAAACTATAAAAAATAAAGAAGTTTTAAAGAAAACATCAATAAAAGCTTCATTTATTGCAGCAATAGGTTTATCAGCTATTTATGCAGGATTTATATACTTAGGTGCAACTGCAAGTACTGTTTTTCCTCAAAATATAGAAAGAACAACATTATTAAATGGAATAACAACAAAATTACTTGGTAATTCAGGAATGAGTTTACTTGCAATAATTGTATCACTTGCATGTCTTACAACATCAATAGGTTTAATTGTTTCAGTGAGCAGTTATTTTGAAAAGGTATTGAATTATAAAGTGAAATATAATGTTATAGTTATATTTGTTGTAGCTACATCATATATAATATCTCAACTGGGTGTTGATAAAATAATAAATTACACTATACCAATACTTACAGTATTTTATCCATTATTAATAGTTGTACTTTTCTTAACATTATCAAAAGCTAATTATAAGGTATATAGATATACAACTTATACAACATTTGTTTTTTGTATTATAGATTTATTATATCCATTACCTCTTCATGAACAAGGATTTGCTTGGCTTATACCTACATTTATAGCTTATGCAATTTTAACATTAGAGTATGCTTGGAAAAAGAATAGATAA
- a CDS encoding ABC-2 family transporter protein, translating to MRFKVFIRLVKNSVKESLAYRTSSVIMFIVVFLFFLLQILANFIFYKYTNSIAGYTLFDSINLINTATLITHLNYSLFIIGNESIYYELIEGEMDYKFLRPINSYWLYAFYGFDIQSFITFLLHAIFQIYLFSLQKVTALKISAYILMVILGSFYIFLILRALVLLVFYTDKANSIQGIPELLEDAASRPKGIYPKFIRYIFIYFISYLMVYNGPIDVLKGNINYSYLLGYIISLLLFLIITYKLWFIAIKKYQSSN from the coding sequence ATGAGATTTAAAGTTTTTATACGTTTAGTTAAAAATTCAGTAAAAGAATCACTTGCTTACAGAACATCATCAGTCATTATGTTTATTGTTGTGTTTTTATTCTTTTTATTACAAATATTAGCAAATTTTATTTTTTATAAATATACAAATAGTATCGCAGGATATACATTATTTGATAGTATAAATTTAATAAATACAGCTACTCTAATAACTCATTTAAACTATTCTTTATTTATTATAGGTAATGAATCTATTTATTATGAATTAATTGAAGGTGAAATGGATTATAAGTTTTTAAGACCTATAAATTCATATTGGCTTTATGCTTTTTATGGTTTTGATATACAAAGCTTTATAACTTTTTTATTACATGCAATATTTCAAATATACTTATTTTCATTACAAAAAGTAACAGCTTTAAAAATATCAGCTTATATTTTAATGGTTATATTAGGTAGCTTTTATATCTTTTTAATACTAAGAGCATTAGTATTACTAGTATTTTATACAGATAAAGCTAATTCTATACAAGGTATACCTGAATTATTAGAAGATGCTGCTTCTAGACCTAAAGGAATATATCCTAAGTTTATAAGATACATATTTATATATTTTATATCTTATTTAATGGTTTATAATGGACCAATAGACGTACTTAAAGGAAATATTAATTACTCGTATCTTTTAGGCTATATAATATCATTGCTTCTATTTTTAATAATAACATATAAATTATGGTTTATAGCCATAAAAAAATATCAGTCTTCAAATTAA
- a CDS encoding ABC transporter permease produces the protein MKFLKKQYSIALNQVLINFQYRFNFIAKVSIYLFQFFIIYFMWKSIYKDSELKTIGNYNYNEMIIYILITNISALVYNFNGIHRIGQLVRTGKLTTILLRPLSIIEESFSQYLGNKIFAYILSFLIIIFSNIKFKILSILYISSTFMMYFYLTMLIACLGFFIFQTGPLQGLFNGIFYILAGVYFPLNLLPGKIYNILKFNPFSLVSYVLANILENKLSYEQILIYLLASILWIITFRFILIKIIKKGLNSYEGMGA, from the coding sequence ATGAAATTTTTAAAGAAGCAATATAGTATAGCACTTAATCAAGTATTAATAAATTTTCAATACAGATTTAATTTCATTGCAAAAGTTTCAATTTATTTATTTCAGTTTTTTATCATTTATTTTATGTGGAAATCTATTTATAAAGATAGTGAATTAAAAACTATAGGAAATTATAATTATAATGAAATGATTATATATATATTAATTACCAATATCTCTGCACTAGTCTATAATTTTAATGGCATACATAGAATAGGACAACTAGTTAGAACAGGAAAATTAACAACAATCTTATTAAGACCGTTAAGCATCATTGAGGAAAGTTTTTCACAATACCTAGGTAATAAAATTTTTGCATATATTTTATCTTTTTTGATTATTATATTTTCAAATATAAAATTCAAAATACTAAGTATATTATATATTAGTTCAACATTTATGATGTATTTTTATTTAACAATGTTAATAGCATGTTTAGGTTTTTTCATTTTTCAAACAGGACCGTTACAAGGTTTATTTAATGGAATTTTTTATATATTAGCAGGTGTATATTTTCCATTAAATTTATTACCAGGAAAAATTTACAATATATTAAAATTTAACCCATTTTCATTAGTTTCATATGTTTTAGCCAATATATTAGAAAATAAATTAAGTTATGAACAAATTTTAATATATCTATTAGCTAGTATTTTATGGATTATCACTTTTAGATTTATACTGATTAAAATTATAAAAAAAGGATTAAATTCATACGAAGGGATGGGAGCATAA
- a CDS encoding ABC transporter ATP-binding protein codes for MVKVKNLKYEYKTYKKGSGFFENLKDFFKRKYVYHEAIDIKEFNINKGEIIGLLGPNGAGKTTFIKLITGILSPKSGQIFCDNYIPYEKNNMFLKEIGVVLGQKSQLIWDLPSIDTLKMLKDIYEIDELSFEKRLKKLVKLLNLESKLYIPVRKLSLGERLKFELICSLIHKPKILFLDEPTIGVDIVSQKSIYEFLITLNKEEQTTIILTSHNMKDIEALCERIVVILNGKIVHDTNITDLKNKYKTETKFIIKTKEDKFPFKDIEYKKIESCKYEINENEIESIETQTKELEEIIYEIFKEAI; via the coding sequence ATGGTTAAAGTAAAAAATTTAAAATACGAATATAAAACATATAAAAAAGGAAGTGGATTTTTCGAAAATCTAAAAGACTTTTTTAAAAGAAAATATGTATATCACGAAGCAATAGATATAAAAGAATTTAATATTAATAAAGGTGAAATAATAGGATTATTAGGACCAAATGGTGCTGGGAAAACAACATTTATAAAACTAATTACCGGAATTTTATCACCTAAATCAGGTCAAATCTTTTGCGATAATTACATACCATATGAAAAAAATAATATGTTTTTAAAAGAAATTGGAGTTGTTCTTGGACAAAAAAGTCAATTAATTTGGGATTTGCCAAGTATTGATACTTTAAAAATGTTAAAAGACATTTATGAAATTGATGAATTATCATTTGAAAAAAGATTAAAAAAATTAGTTAAATTATTAAATTTAGAATCTAAATTATATATACCTGTAAGAAAATTATCTCTTGGAGAGAGATTAAAATTTGAATTAATTTGTTCATTAATACATAAGCCTAAAATATTATTTTTAGATGAACCTACTATTGGTGTAGATATAGTTAGCCAAAAATCAATATACGAATTTTTAATTACACTTAATAAAGAAGAACAAACAACAATAATTTTAACTAGTCATAATATGAAAGATATTGAAGCTTTATGTGAAAGAATTGTTGTTATTTTAAACGGTAAAATAGTCCATGATACAAATATTACAGATTTAAAAAATAAATATAAAACTGAAACAAAATTTATTATAAAAACAAAAGAAGATAAATTTCCATTTAAAGACATTGAATACAAAAAAATAGAATCTTGTAAATATGAAATAAATGAAAATGAAATAGAATCAATTGAAACACAAACAAAAGAATTGGAAGAAATTATATATGAAATTTTTAAAGAAGCAATATAG